From Dasypus novemcinctus isolate mDasNov1 chromosome 19, mDasNov1.1.hap2, whole genome shotgun sequence, a single genomic window includes:
- the ZNF10 gene encoding zinc finger protein 10 isoform X5, with amino-acid sequence MEAEALTAQSQTLVTFKDVVVDFTKEEWKLLNTAQQIMYKDVMLENYKNLVSLGHQLPKPDMILQLEKGEEPWLVERGIYQETCPDPETEVEIKSSVSNKSNSEDKYSYDIKMEGMARNDLWYLSLEEVWKDEDQLEKYQENQERHLRQVAFTQKKVLTQDRICENGKYGGNCLLPAHLVLREYFHKHDSHIKGLKHGLVYRGHQENCASNSNECGQTFCQNVHLIQFARTPTGEKPYKYPDSDRSLTHGTSLDLSKGIHKEKPYECKECGKFFSWRSNLTRHQLIHTGEKPFRCKECGKSFSRSSHLIEHQKTHTGEEPYECKECGKSFSWFSHLVTHQRTHTGDKLYTCTQCGKAFVHSSRLIRHQRTHTGEKPYECPECGKSFRQSTHLVLHQRTHVRVRPYECSECGKSYSQRSHLVVHHRIHTGLKPFECKDCGKCFSRSSHLFSHQRTHTGEKPYECHDCGKSFSQSSALIVHQRIHTGEKPYECCQCGKAFIRKNDLIKHQRIHIGEETYKCNQCGIIFSQNSPFMVHQIAHTGEQFLACHQCGTVLVNSSKLIRYQTSHIGENT; translated from the exons ACACTGGTGACCTTTAAGGATGTAGTTGTGGACTTCACCAAGGAGGAGTGGAAGCTGCTGAACACTGCTCAGCAGATCATGTATAAAGATGTGATGCTTGAGAACTATAAGAACCTGGTTTCCTTGG GTCATCAGCTTCCCAAACCAGACATGATCCTGCAGTTGGAGAAAGGTGAAGAGCCGTGGCTGGTGGAGCGAGGGATTTACCAAGAGACCTGTCCAG acCCAGAGACTGAAGTTGAAATTAAATCATCAGTTTCCAATAAGAGCAATTCTGAAGATAAATATTCCTATGACATTAAAATGGAAGGAATGGCAAGGAAtgatctctggtatttgtcattagAAGAAGTATGGAAAGATGAAGACCAGTTGGAAAAGTATCAAGAAAACCAGGAGAGACATTTAAGGCAGGTGGCATTCACCCAAAAGAAAGTTCTTACTCAGGACAGAATCTGTGAAAATGGTAAATATGGGGGAAACTGTCTTCTTCCTGCTCATCTAGTACTTAGAGAGTATTTTCATAAACACGACTCACATATTAAGGGCTTAAAGCATGGTTTAGTTTATCGGGGTCATCAGGAAAACTGTGCAAGTAACAGTAACGAATGTGGTCAGACCTTCTGTCAGAATGTCCACCTTATTCAATTTGCAAGAACTCCAACAGGAGAAAAACCCTACAAATACCCTGATAGTGATAGGTCTCTTACTCATGGTACATCCCTTGATCTTTCGAAGGGCATACATAAAGAAAAACCCTATGAGTGTAAGGAATGTGGAAAATTCTTTAGCTGGCGCTCTAATCTTACCAGACACCAGCttattcacactggagagaaaccctttaGATGTAAAGAATGTGGGAAATCCTTCAGTCGGAGTTCTCACCTCATTGAGCATCAGAAGACTCATACTGGTGAGgaaccctatgaatgtaaagaATGTGGGAAGTCCTTCAGCTGGTTCTCTCACCTTGTTACACATCAGAGAACTCATACGGGAGACAAGCTTTATACCTGTACTCAGTGTGGGAAAGCTTTTGTTCATAGCTCCAGGCTTATAAGGCaccagagaactcacactggagagaagccctacGAATGTCCTGAGTGTGGGAAGTCCTTCAGGCAGAGCACACACCTTGTTCTGCACCAGAGAACGCACGTTAGGGTGAGGCCCTATGAATGCAGTGAATGCGGGAAGTCTTACAGCCAGAGGTCTCATCTCGTTGTGCATCATAGAATTCACACTGGACTGAAACCATTTGAGTGTAAAGACTGTGGAAAATGCTTTAGTCGAAGCTCTCACCTGTTTTCACATCAGAGAACCCATACTGGGgaaaaaccatatgaatgtcatgACTGCGGAAAATCCTTCAGTCAGAGTTCTGCCCTCATCGTGCaccagagaattcacactggagagaaaccatatgaatgctgtcagtgtgggaaagctttcattcgcAAGAATGACCTTATTAAGCATCAAAGGATTCATATTGGAGAAGAGACCTATAAATGTAACCAGTGTGGAATTATCTTCAGCCAGAACTCTCCATTTATGGTACATCAAATAGCTCATACTGGAGAGCAATTCTTAGCATGTCATCAGTGTGGGACAGTTCTTGTTAACAGTTCTAAACTTATTAGGTACCAGACAAGTCATATTGGGGAAAACACTTAA